The Catellatospora citrea DNA segment ACCATCCCGACGACATCTCCGTCACCATCCGCTCGCGGTGCCGGGTGGTGCCGCTGCGCCAGCCCGCCGCCGAAGCGGTGAGCGCGCTGCTGGTGGAGCGAGACGGGGTCGACCCCCGCACGGCGGCCTGGGTCGCCGCGGCCGCGCAGGGCCACGTCGGTCGTGCTCGCCGGCTCGCCGGGGATGCCCAGGCGCGGGACCGCCGGGCCGCGGTGCTGGCCGTGCCCCGCCAGCTGACCGGCGTGGGGGCCTGTTTCGACGCGGCGAGCGCGCTGATCGAGGCCGCCGAGGCCGAGGCCGCCGCGGCGGTCGCCGAGGCCGACGCCGCCGAGCGGGCGGCGCTGGAGATGGCACTGGGCGCGGGCGGCACCGGCAAGGGTGCCGCGGGCGCGGCCCGCGGCATCGCGGGGCAGCTGAAGGACCTGGAGAAGCGGCAGAAGTCGCGGGCCACCCGGGCCCAGCGCGACGCCCTCGACCGGGCCCTGCTGGACCTGGCGGGCTTCTACCGCGACGTGCTCAACGCCCGCTGGGGCGGCCCGGTCTCCCCGGTGCACGCGGACACCGCCGCGCTGGCCGAGGCCGCCGGCCAGCGCTGGACCGCCGAGAGCACGCTGCGCCGCCTCGAATCGATCCTCGCCTGCCGCACCGCGATCGACGCCAACGTCAAACCCCGGATCGCCGTCGAAGCCATGATGCTCGAACTCTGGCGCGGCTGACCCTTCCGGCCGCCCCCTCTCTCGCCGCAACTCTTGAAGAGCTGCGGCTTCCATCTGCCCTGGTGAGACCGACTCCTTAAGAGTTGCGCGGCGGGTGGTGCGGGCGGGGCGGGGTGGTTGTCCACAGGGGTTGTCCACAGGGGTGTCGGGGGTGGGGGGTCTGCCGGTAGCGTTCTGGCGGTATCGATGCCGTCCATTGAGGAGCCGCCGCATGCCCCGGGAGATCGACGACGCCTGGATCGAGGAGGCGATCGCGTCATACCGGCGGATCGAGGAGCGGCAGGCAAGCCTCGCCCGCGCCCTGGCCGAGCTGGAGGTGACCGTGCACGACCCCGACGACCTGGTCGAGGTCGTGGTGGACGGTGCCGGCGCGGTGCGCCGGGTGGTGGTGACCGGCTCGCTCGACGGACTGACCGGCCCGCAGCTGTCGCGCGCCATCCAGCAGGCCATCACCGCGGCGCACGACGCGGCGGCGTGGGCCCGGCGCAAGGTGTACGAGGAGACGTTCGGCGACTTCACGGCGCTCGGAGGTGCCCGGTGACGGACGAACTGACCAGCCGGATCGGCGGGATCGCCGCCGAGGCGGCCGCGCTGATCCCGGCGCTGGACCGCACGGCGCCCACCCCGGCGGTGCTCGACGCGCCGGGACGCCTGTCGCGCCTCGCCGACGCGGTCGGGGACTGGCAGCGTGCATCCTGGTCCGAGCACCTGGACGGCGCGCGCCGCCTCGACCGGGAGCTCGCCGAGCTGGCCGCCGCGGTGCGCGCCGCCGGGACCACCTACCGCATGGTGGAGCGGGACCGGGGCAGGCCGCTGTGATGGACGCGCTGAAGCACCTGCACGCGAGCACGGCCGGGCTGCTGGCCCAGGTCGACGACAGCCTCGCCCGCAGGGGCGCGCCCGAGGAGCACCCGGTGTGGCAGCTGCTGCGGCGCACGGGCGCGCTGCCCGGCGACGTGGTGTCCGGGCTGGCCGGCTGGTCGCCGGAGCCGTGGCGGCAGCAGGCGGCGGCGCTGCGGGGCCACGCCGAGGTGACGGTGGCCCTCGGCGGCGATCTGGACCGACTGCCGTCCTGGGAGGGCACCGCCGGCGACGCGTTCGCGGCGGCCCGGCAGCGGATCGGCCGGGACACCCGGCACAGGGCCGATCGGCTGCGCGCCGACGCCGCGTTCCACGAGGAGCTGGCCGACGCCCTGGCCACGGGGCGGTCCCGGGTGGCGCGCGGGCTGGCCCGGGTCGCCGCCAGTGCGGAAGCGGTCGTCCTGGTCACGGGCGTCGCCGTCGGTGCGGCCTCGGCCACCGGGCGGAGCGTCGGCGCGATCGGGGAGCCCGCGTTCGGGCCCGACCCCACGCTGCGCGCACAGGCCGCCGCGACGATCGCGGCGGCGCTGCTGACCGACGTCGACGCCCTGCTGAGGGAGCTCGACGAGCTGCTGGCGCGCGGGCCCGCGGTCGTGGAGACGAAAGTGGTGGCGGCGGACATCCCGTCCACCGCCACCACGTTGCGCGTCGAGCTGTAGATACGGCGTCAGCCCAGCAGGTCCTCCGGCCCGCCCGAGGTGCGGCGGCGGGTCAGCAGGAGCAGGAACCGGCCCGCCACGAACAGCAGGGTGCCGGTGCCCGCGATCAGGGCGATGCTCGTGCCCGTACGCGGCAGGCTGCAGCCGGGACCACCGCAGCCGTCGTCGTCGTCATCGGTGCCGGAGGCCGGCGAGGGGGTGGTGCCGCCGCCGCCGTTGCCCGGCCCGCCGGTGCTCGGCGAGGTGGACGGCCGTGCCGTCGGCGAGGTGGACGGCGCGGCCTTGGCCGGCGCGGTCGCGGAGGCGTTGAGCAGGCCCACGCCCAGGTCGAGCACGGTGGCGGGCTTGCTGTTCGGACGGCTCAGCGCGAGCACCTGGATGCGGATGCTCGCCGCCTGCGCGGTCACCCCGCGGTCGGTGACCTGCTTCTCCAGCTTGCCGATCGAGATCTTGACCACGGCGAGCTCGCAGAGCCCGAGCAGGTTGCCGCCGCTGCCGCCGAGCAGGCCGCCCAGGTCGGGCAGGCCGCCCAGCTCCGGCAGCGCGGGCAGGCCGGTGCCACCGCCGCCCGAGCCGCCGAGGCCCTTGACGGTCTGCGTCAGGCTGCCCAGCGGCAGGCCGTCGAGCAGTCCGCCGAGCGGGTTCGCGGCGAGCAGCGGCAGGCCCTCGGCCTTGGCGCGCTGCTGCACGCTGCCGAGGTCCAGGGCGCCGAGGAGCCCGCCGGCGGACGGGGCGGGGACGGCGAACTCGAGCTCGCGGTGCACCCCGGAGAGGGTCTTGGTGCCGATGCCGGGGCCGGAGATCTTAAGGATCGGGGCCTGGTAGTCGACCACCGAGGTGGCGGTGCGGCCGGTGGCCAGCACGGTCAGCTTCGGCGGCTCGAGCACCTCGACGTCGATCGCGCCGCCGAGCAGCTCCAGGTCGGCAAGGCCGATCTCGGCCTGCGCGCCGGAGGCGATGGTGCGGTCCACCATCTGCACCGTCGCGGTGCGCGCCTCGCCGGAGGCGTTGTGCGTCGCCTTCACCAGGGCGCCCCGGGCGCCGGGCAGGATCGCGGCGTCGACCAGGGCGGCGTCGGCCTCGCCCGCGGGGCCCTCGGTCTTGCCGCAGGCCATGCCCTCGGCCCAGCGCGCGTGCGCGGTGAGGTCACCGGTGCCGGCCTTGACCAGGCCCAGGTCCACCGAGAGCGCCCGGTTCTTCACACCGGTCGGGTTCGTCGGCGGGGCCTGCTGGTAGACCCGCCCGTCCAGCGGCCCGGTGGGCAGCTGGAGGCCGAGCAGCTTGGCGTCGGCATAGCGGGCCGCGGCGGAGCTGGTGACGCGGCTGGTCGCGGACATCCCCGCGTTGGCCGAGGCGATCGTCAGGTCGGCGACCGTGGGCAACTTCAGCCCGAGCGGGCCGAGGTTCAGCACGCCCACCTTCAACAGGTCGGCACCGGCGCGCGCGGCGTATCCGGCGGGCCGGTCGCACACCCCGGCCGTGGCGGGCGTGGACAGGATCGTCAGTGAGCTGAGCGAGACAAGGGCGACCGTGCTGGCTGCGGCGAGATGGCGGCGCATGCTTCCTCCGGGGCGGACGGGTGCGCGGGGGTGCGCACCTACGTCGTGGCCCAACGAAGGCTTTTGGGCAGGGTTACGGCAAACCCGAAGACCTATCCATAAGAGCTAACGACGAATCAACCGAAAAGGTACGCAACTAGATCTGTTCCTCCAGCCTGCTCTTTCCCGGATCCCGACCGTCGCGGATCTCCGCGGATGCACGAAACCGGGCTATCGTGTGCCGATGGGCATGCTCTGCGCGGTCACCTTCAACCGGTACGGGAAGCTGTACTACCTCGACCCCGGTGAGTTCCGGCCGCGTGTCGGCGACAAGGTGCTGGTGCACACCGACGACGGCCCCGAGGTGGCCGACTGCGTGTGGGCGGCCGAGTGGAGCGAGGAGGACACCTCCGGCTTCCCGAAGGTCATCGGCATCGCCGGTCCCGAGGACGTGGGCCGTGACGAGCTGATCCGCCAGCGCAAGGCCGAAGCGCGCGTCGCCGCGAACCGGCTGATCCGCGAGCACCAGCTGCCCATGAAGGTCATCGCGGTGGACCACGTGCCCGGCGGCCCGGCCGACGGCGACGACCCGGGCCCGAGCCCTCGCACCACCGTCTACTTCACCGCCCCGCACCGGGTCGACTTCCGCTCGCTCGTCCGCGACCTGGGCGCGACCCTGCGCTGCCGGGTCGAACTGCGCCAGCTGTCGGCCCGCGACTCGGCGAAGGTGCAGGGCGGCATCGGCTCGTGCGGCCGCGACCTGTGCTGCTCGACGTTCCTGACCGAGTTCGAGCCGGTCAGCATCCGCATGGCCAAGGAGCAGGACCTGCCGCTCAACCCGATGCGCATCTCGGGGGCGTGCGGCCGGCTCATGTGCTGTCTGAAGTACGAACATCCCATGTACCAGGATTTCCACGGCTCCGCGCCGGCCATCGGCGAGCAGGTCAGCACGCCCGAGGGCGACGGCCGCGTGGTGGGGCACTCGGTGCCCCGCGACGCCGTGGTGATCAGGCTGGCA contains these protein-coding regions:
- a CDS encoding PSP1 domain-containing protein, which translates into the protein MGMLCAVTFNRYGKLYYLDPGEFRPRVGDKVLVHTDDGPEVADCVWAAEWSEEDTSGFPKVIGIAGPEDVGRDELIRQRKAEARVAANRLIREHQLPMKVIAVDHVPGGPADGDDPGPSPRTTVYFTAPHRVDFRSLVRDLGATLRCRVELRQLSARDSAKVQGGIGSCGRDLCCSTFLTEFEPVSIRMAKEQDLPLNPMRISGACGRLMCCLKYEHPMYQDFHGSAPAIGEQVSTPEGDGRVVGHSVPRDAVVIRLAADGSRTVCPKASVCGSRKSYEDRYAV
- a CDS encoding YbaB/EbfC family nucleoid-associated protein, which produces MPREIDDAWIEEAIASYRRIEERQASLARALAELEVTVHDPDDLVEVVVDGAGAVRRVVVTGSLDGLTGPQLSRAIQQAITAAHDAAAWARRKVYEETFGDFTALGGAR
- a CDS encoding DNA polymerase III subunit delta', with translation MTDVFDQLVGQPDAGATLRAAAAAGAAVLRGETVGAGAMTHAWLFTGPPGSGRSVAARSFAAALQCTDQAAGPGCGHCTGCHTTLAGTHPDVRLVVPDGLSIPVALMRELVMRSATTPANGRWQVLLVEDADRLTEAAGNALLKAVEEPPERTIFLLCAPSDHPDDISVTIRSRCRVVPLRQPAAEAVSALLVERDGVDPRTAAWVAAAAQGHVGRARRLAGDAQARDRRAAVLAVPRQLTGVGACFDAASALIEAAEAEAAAAVAEADAAERAALEMALGAGGTGKGAAGAARGIAGQLKDLEKRQKSRATRAQRDALDRALLDLAGFYRDVLNARWGGPVSPVHADTAALAEAAGQRWTAESTLRRLESILACRTAIDANVKPRIAVEAMMLELWRG